A region of Hyalangium minutum DNA encodes the following proteins:
- a CDS encoding lamin tail domain-containing protein, with amino-acid sequence MAANITSGNLQSYDPGEGIRIFKGTKPDVVMIQEFNYGDNSATAIRTFVNNAFGTSFYYYREAGAQIPNGVISRYPIIASGEWDDTQVDNRDFAWARIDVPGPKDLWVVSVHLLTASSSVRNTEATNLVNFIKANIPTGDYLAIGGDFNTDSRSEAAFSTFSSVVTTASPYPADRNGNTNTNAGRAKPYDHVLVDSDLRAYQVATVIGGSTFSGGLVADTRVYSPIAEISPALASDSGATNMQHMGIIKDFLIPGDTTSAGVTVTSPNGGESWAGGSSQSVTWSASGVTNVKLEYTLDGSTWTVITSSTSASTGSYTWTVPSSATTAAKVRVSDASNSAVTDSSNAAFTVTTGGGGGSGTVFINEVLINEPGSDVNGEFVELVNPGSTAVSLAGWTVSDAAGLRHTFASGTSLGAGKAIVIFGGASAIPAGLTNAVAASTGSLNLSNSTETVTVKNASGTTVDTVSFSSSLTGTDGVSANRSPDASSTSTTFVLHTTLVSSRTSSPGVRASGSAF; translated from the coding sequence ATGGCGGCCAACATCACCAGCGGGAACCTGCAGAGCTACGACCCGGGCGAGGGCATCCGCATCTTCAAGGGCACCAAGCCGGACGTGGTGATGATCCAGGAGTTCAACTACGGGGACAACTCGGCCACGGCCATCCGGACCTTCGTCAACAACGCGTTCGGCACCAGCTTCTATTATTACCGGGAGGCCGGCGCGCAGATCCCCAACGGCGTGATCAGCCGCTACCCGATCATCGCCTCGGGCGAGTGGGACGACACCCAGGTGGACAACCGCGACTTCGCGTGGGCGCGCATCGACGTGCCGGGGCCGAAGGACCTTTGGGTGGTGAGCGTGCACCTGCTGACCGCGAGCAGCAGCGTGCGCAACACGGAGGCCACCAACCTGGTGAACTTCATCAAGGCCAACATCCCCACGGGGGACTACCTGGCCATCGGCGGTGACTTCAACACGGACAGCCGCAGCGAGGCGGCCTTCAGCACCTTCTCCTCCGTGGTCACGACGGCCAGCCCGTACCCGGCCGACCGCAACGGCAACACCAACACCAACGCAGGCCGCGCCAAGCCGTACGATCACGTGCTGGTGGACAGCGATCTGCGCGCGTACCAGGTGGCCACGGTGATTGGCGGCAGCACCTTCTCCGGAGGCCTGGTGGCGGACACGCGCGTGTACTCGCCCATCGCGGAGATCTCTCCGGCGCTGGCCAGCGACAGCGGCGCCACGAACATGCAGCACATGGGCATCATCAAGGACTTCCTCATCCCGGGTGACACCACCAGCGCGGGCGTCACGGTCACCTCGCCCAACGGCGGCGAGAGCTGGGCGGGCGGCAGCAGCCAGTCCGTCACCTGGTCGGCCTCGGGCGTGACGAACGTGAAGCTGGAGTACACGCTGGATGGCAGCACCTGGACGGTGATCACCTCCAGCACGTCTGCCTCCACGGGCAGCTACACGTGGACGGTGCCGAGCAGCGCCACCACGGCGGCGAAGGTGCGCGTGAGCGATGCGTCCAACTCGGCCGTGACGGACTCCAGCAACGCGGCCTTCACCGTCACCACGGGCGGTGGCGGGGGTTCGGGGACGGTGTTCATCAACGAGGTGCTCATCAACGAGCCAGGCTCGGACGTGAACGGCGAGTTCGTGGAGTTGGTGAACCCTGGCAGCACGGCGGTGAGCCTGGCCGGGTGGACGGTGTCGGACGCGGCGGGTCTGCGGCACACGTTCGCCAGCGGCACCAGCCTGGGGGCGGGGAAGGCGATCGTCATCTTCGGTGGGGCCTCGGCTATTCCGGCAGGTCTGACCAACGCGGTGGCGGCGTCCACAGGCTCGCTCAACCTGAGCAACAGCACCGAGACGGTGACGGTGAAGAACGCGTCGGGGACGACGGTGGACACGGTCTCGTTCAGCTCGTCGCTCACGGGCACGGACGGCGTGTCGGCCAACCGGAGCCCGGATGCCAGCAGCACCAGCACGACGTTCGTGCTGCACACCACGCTGGTGTCGAGCCGCACCTCCTCGCCCGGTGTTCGCGCGAGCGGCTCCGCGTTCTAG
- a CDS encoding YqaA family protein: MSDPSGFAGWGLPGLFLAAVLAGSIVPMPSEALLVAVLAGGVSPVAAVTVATVGNVLGALSLYLLGRWGARGGGGRLERWLARRTHRDAPRLERARLRLGRWGAPVLLMSWLPIVGDAFVLAAGLVGVRVLPFLVFTTVGKGLRYVFAAVSAMTAL, encoded by the coding sequence ATTTCCGATCCGTCCGGGTTTGCTGGCTGGGGCTTGCCCGGTCTCTTCCTCGCCGCAGTCCTCGCAGGCTCCATCGTGCCGATGCCCTCCGAGGCGCTGCTCGTGGCAGTGCTCGCCGGAGGCGTCTCGCCGGTGGCGGCCGTCACGGTGGCCACGGTGGGCAACGTGCTGGGAGCGCTGTCGCTCTACCTGCTGGGGCGGTGGGGCGCGCGCGGCGGCGGCGGGCGCCTGGAGCGATGGCTGGCGCGCCGCACGCACCGGGATGCGCCCCGGCTGGAACGGGCCCGGTTGCGGCTGGGGCGGTGGGGGGCTCCCGTGCTCCTCATGTCGTGGCTGCCCATCGTGGGGGACGCGTTCGTCCTCGCCGCGGGGCTCGTGGGAGTGCGAGTGCTTCCGTTCCTGGTGTTCACCACCGTAGGAAAGGGGCTTCGTTATGTCTTCGCGGCGGTGTCCGCGATGACCGCGCTGTGA
- a CDS encoding MBL fold hydrolase, with amino-acid sequence MTPTPASASPDLRLVPVEIAPETFWVGKRDPGSIFYANPYLRRFRGTDPKTQRQNEFNLLIDPGSSSDFSSIHTKVTSLIGGLDRLSAVFINHQDPDVGSSAAIISARYAPRAGIVCSEDTWRLIVHFNLPRNRFIATEKFAQGLNVPTGHKLLPVPSPFCHFRGAVMLYDPQTRVLFSGDLFGGLTDAAAQGLWAEESDWKGIRAFHQIYMPVNTALQRAVDTIRKLTPAVEMIAPQHGRVVRGPLVQQFLERMERLQVGLDIMDEAQDRTHLQAWNSVVDRVVTLAHGYLGASVEAKLTTSQELADTATYDGQRLTVKRLGKWTLEHVVGLLCQGEPPEIAGPIIVEATSAAAEYNLPTPHLDIEGNGAQSQVSLLTA; translated from the coding sequence ATGACCCCCACCCCCGCTTCGGCTTCCCCTGATCTGCGCCTGGTTCCTGTCGAGATTGCTCCCGAGACTTTCTGGGTTGGGAAGCGAGATCCCGGCAGCATCTTCTACGCGAACCCCTACCTGCGCCGCTTCCGGGGTACGGACCCGAAGACGCAGCGCCAGAACGAGTTCAACCTCCTCATCGATCCGGGCTCGAGCAGCGACTTCTCCAGCATCCACACCAAGGTGACGTCGCTCATCGGCGGGCTGGATCGGCTCTCGGCGGTCTTCATCAACCACCAGGATCCGGACGTGGGCTCGTCCGCGGCGATCATCTCCGCGCGCTACGCACCTCGCGCGGGCATCGTCTGCTCGGAGGACACCTGGCGGCTCATCGTCCACTTCAACCTGCCGCGCAACCGCTTCATCGCCACGGAGAAGTTCGCCCAGGGCCTCAACGTGCCCACCGGCCACAAGCTGCTGCCGGTGCCCTCACCCTTCTGCCACTTCCGGGGCGCGGTGATGCTGTATGACCCGCAGACCCGGGTGCTCTTCTCGGGAGACCTGTTCGGCGGCCTCACCGACGCGGCCGCCCAGGGGCTGTGGGCCGAGGAGAGCGACTGGAAGGGCATCCGCGCCTTCCATCAGATCTACATGCCGGTGAACACGGCGCTGCAGCGCGCGGTGGACACCATCCGCAAGCTCACGCCCGCCGTGGAGATGATCGCGCCCCAGCACGGGCGTGTCGTCCGCGGGCCGTTGGTGCAGCAGTTCCTGGAGCGCATGGAGCGGCTCCAGGTGGGCCTGGACATCATGGACGAGGCCCAGGACCGCACCCATCTGCAGGCATGGAACTCGGTGGTGGACCGCGTGGTGACGCTGGCGCACGGCTACCTGGGAGCCTCGGTGGAGGCCAAGCTGACCACCAGCCAGGAGCTGGCGGACACGGCCACCTACGATGGACAGCGACTGACCGTGAAGCGCCTGGGCAAGTGGACCCTGGAGCACGTGGTGGGCCTGCTGTGCCAGGGCGAGCCGCCGGAGATCGCCGGCCCCATTATCGTCGAGGCCACCAGCGCCGCCGCCGAGTACAACCTGCCCACGCCGCACCTGGACATCGAGGGCAACGGCGCGCAGTCGCAGGTGTCCCTGCTCACCGCTTAG